A stretch of DNA from Roseovarius sp. M141:
CGGCTGAGGCTGTGGCGCCCTCGGTGGCCGCCGCCATCGCGTTTGCTGGCGATCAGGGCTATGATCGCATCTATGGTATCGGCGGTGCCCGGATCTACAAAGAGATGCTCCCGCTTGCGGATCGATTGCTGATTTCCGAAGTGGACATTCATGTCCCGGATGCAGACACATTTTTCCCTCATGTGGATCTGGATACTTGGCACGTGATCAATGAAAGGTCGCTGCGGTCAACTGGGCCAAAATGCTACTTGCGCGAGTATCTGAAGCGTACCTAGGGTTTTGACGAAAAGCTGGCCAGGTTCAGGGTCGTGGTGCGTCGTGGAATTTCAGGGTCAGACAGGTTTTGTCAGCGCCAGGTATCTGGTGCAGACCGAAGGAGAGGGCAACACCAGATGGCGACGCGCGTTCGCGCCGATGGCAACGGGACCGATACGCCCAAGGCACTGGACGGTCGCCTATGACGACTTCCCCCCACGAATTTCTATATTGAGGTCGCCGTGATCCTGTTAGACGGTTGCCCCGGTGTCTGGCGCCGTGCCGGGCAGGGGGCTGGAACGGGCGTCGAACAGTGTGGCGGTTGCTTTTCGGCCAAAGACGTCGGGGGCCCACTAATAACTGGTCGCGGGGCGCTGGTTTAACGCCGCATTGTTGGAGGGGCCGTGGACCTTTGCCACCACTGACCTGCCGGACGACTTCCAGAAGGTTCCCGCGGACGCACCTTACTACACGGTCCGCGCCAGTGTGCCGGAAAGATCCGAGGCGAACGAGGCCCGCCTGCGCGCCGCGATTCCGGAACTGGCCCGCGCAACCTGTCCGAAATCGTCGCCCCCCCTAAGTGACCTATGATGGTGATCCGGTGTTTGAGCCGGTCGAGGCAACAGCAGGCAAGCCCTACCGCATTCGAACGAAAGGTGGCAAATCCGCCATGGCGATGCCGTTATTGGTGCGGATCGTCCAGCGATCCATGGATCGCGAACTGCTCCAGCCCTGCCGCTTGCGCTTGGATAACGCGGTAGGTCTCTCTCACGCCCGCCTCGGTCAGTTCACGTGCGACGGTCAGCAGGGTATTGGCATCATGTTCGTCGCACAGGTCCGCCATCTGCGACAGCTCTTCCAGCGCTACGTTGCGCGCCAGGTCCAGCGTGGGCGCGCCGTAAATGTCGACGAAATGCTGCGCCAGAATCTGCGCCAGCGTGTCACGCTCGGCCGGTTCAATCTGTGTCACGGCGACAAAGCTGACGCGGCCAAATGTTTCGCAGCCCATCCATCCATTGGCGAACGCCTGACGGGCCTTGCCGGTCAGATCGGCCTGGGACCAGTTGGAGAACTCGAATCCGCCCGAAATGCACCATTCGCCGGTTCTGGCGGGAGCGTGGAAAACGCGGGTGTCGCTTTCGTCGAAATGGATCGCGCGGGCAAGTTTCATGCAGGCTCCGTCAGTAGAGAGGTCAGGGGGGTCAGGCGCACGCCGTCATCGGTTTTCAAAAGCAGGCCAAGATTTTCATCAACGCCGATGAACGTCCCGTGATGTCCGGCAACCGTCATGTCGGTCTCCAGTCCCCGGGCCACGGTCAGCCAATTGCGGTGCAGGCGGGCCGGTCCGTCATCCATCCAGGCGTTGATCTCGGCCAGCGTGTGCCGCACCCATGCCTCCAGCAGGGTTGGTGGCTCTACTTCGCCGCAGCCCTCTGCGTACAGGGCTGTCGCATCGGGCGTCAGGCCGGTGTCCTGCGAGGGTGGCCACAGGTCCAGCGACAGGCCGACAACCAGCCAGGCGGGGACGGCACCCGGGTCATCGTCAGAGGCGGCGATTTTCAACGCGCCGCAGCGCCCGCCATTCAGGTGGATTTCACCGCTCCAGCCCAGATGCACGCCCACCTCCGGCGGCGCAAGCGCGCCAAGTGCGTTCTGAAACCCGACCCCGCAGAGCGGCAGCATGCAAACCGCATCGCGCAGCGGGACTTCGGGCGCAAAGACCATCGCCGCACGCAACTGGTCATCGCCCAGATCATAGCAGACCAAACCTGCATCGCACACGCCCCTTGCGTTTGAGCAGGCCAGCGCGAACGGATCCGCGCCAGCCGCATCAAGCCCCGAGAACAGCGGAGGAAAGACCGGAGGCGTCATGCGTGGCCAAGCGCGATCAATTGCTGCGCCAAGGTGCGAAACCCTGCCGCCTGCGCACTGTCAGGTTTGGAAACCACGATCGGCGCACCGCCATCCGCAGCCAGTCGAATATCCAGATGCAGCGGTATTTCCGCCAGCAGCGGCACGTCCAGCTTGGCCGCTTCGGCGGCGACACCGCCATGCCCGAACATGTGCTCCTCGTGCCCGCATTGCGAGCAGATATGGGTGGACATGTTCTCGATCATGCCGATGATCGGAGTGCCAAGCTGGTTGAACATGTCGATCCCCTTGCGCGCATCCAGCAGCGCCACGTCCTGCGGGGTCGAAACGATGATCGCGCCGTTCAGGTGTGTCTTTTGCGCCAGCGTCATCTGCACATCGCCGGTGCCGGGCGGCAGATCGACGATCAGCACATCCAGCGCACCCCATTGCACCTGCGTCAGCATCTGCTGCAACGCACCCATCAACATGGGCCCGCGCCAGACGACGGCTTGATCGTCGTTGGTCATCAACCCGATGGACATCATCGTCACGCCAAAATTGCGCATCGGCAGGATCGTCTTGCCATCGGGCGACGATGGTCGCCCCGACACGCCCAGCATGCGCGGTTGCGACGGGCCGTAGACGTCGGCATCCAGCAACCCGACGCGCCGCCCCTCGGCCGCCAGCGCGCAGGCGAGATTTGCGGAAACCGTGGATTTGCCCACGCCCCCCTTGCCCGACGCGATGGCGATGATCCGGTCCACCCCCGGCACCTTTTGCGGCCCTGCCGGTTCTGCGGGGCGGTTCGGCTTCAGATCGGGCGGGGCGGCGGGGGCGCTGTGGGCGGTCATGACCACGGATAGCTTTTCAACGCCGGGCAGGGCGTTCAGCTTGGCCTCGACCTCGTCCTTGACCTTGCCATAGGCCGCCGCATGGCTGCCGCTGACCTCCAGCACGAATCGCACAGTGCCGTTGTCGACGGTCAGCGCCTTGACCAGACCGGCATCCACCAGCGACGTGCCACTGACCGGATCGGTCAGCGTTTTCAGCGCGGCCAGCACATCCTCGCGGGCGAGCGTCATGCCCGGATCAACCCTTGATCGTGCCGGTCACCACATGTTCCAGATCCACGCCGTCGATCGTCAGAACCATGCGCGCCTCGAACTGCTTGCCTTCGGTGCTTTCGGCCTTGCGGAATGCCTCCTCGATCGACTGTTGCGAGGTCACGCCGACCTGCTTGAGGAACTTGCGCATCGACATGTTGAAATCTTCGCTCATCTTCGTCTCCTTTTCGGGGTTTGTAAGTAGTACCTGCTAGTGATCCTTGCGCTTGGACAGGTAGTCCTCTGTCGTGCGCACGCGCGGGCGCTCCTTGCCCGCGAAAGGATTGTTCTGCGACTGGAACTGCGCCTGAACGCGGCAATCGTCACACATCTGGATCATCCGCGCGGCGGCGGGGCTGGCGAACATCGCGTGATTCCCGGCCAGTTTCTCCATGATCCGTTCGACCGTGGATTTGACGCCGAACAGGCTGCCGCATTCGACGCAGGCGAATGGTTCCTCCTCATGCAGCACCAGCTGGCTGAGGGCCGCATCCGTCAGGTTGATCTGTGGCTGCAAGGTGATCGCGTTCTCGGGGCAGACATTGGCGCAGAGGCCACATTGCAGGCAGGCATCCTCCTGAAAGCGCAGTTGAGGCATGTCGGGATTGTCCGTCAGCGCGCCGGATGGGCAAAGCGAGGCGCAAGACAGGCACAGCGTGCAGGCATCGGTATCGACGATCACGGCGCCATAGGGCGCATATGCGGGCAGGGGGGTGGTCTGCGCGTCGGGCGATAGGGCCTTGGCGGCGAGGCGCGCGATCTGACGGCGCGAGCCTTGCGGCAGGATCGGGGTTTTGACGGGGTTGCCCATGCCGTCGCGGGCAAACAGGTGGTCTGACAGCGCGTCGGGGTCAGTGATATCCAGCAGCGCCACGGCATCGCCCGCGCCCATGGCCGCAGCCAATTCGGCCTGAGCCTGCAATACGTCCCGGTCACTTTTTGGGGCCAGCAGAATATCCACATGGGCAAAGCCGCTGGCCAGCGCCGCCAGCATTTCGGCATGGCCGAACATCGCCAGCGCGTCGATCTCCAGCGGGATCACGTGGGCGGGCAGGCCGTTGCCGTACCGCGCGGCAAGGCGGATCATCTCGGCGCCGTGGGCGTCATGCACCAGCAGCGCGCCGGGCAGGCCACCCGCTTTGCGATAGGTCGAGGCCAGCGCGGCGATGCGGCGGAACACATGATCGACGGGGGGCGCATCATAGCTGATCGCGCCCGAAGGGCAGACCGCCGAACACGCGCCACACCCGGCGCAGATCAGGGGGTCGATGCTGACATGCTCGCCCGCGGGCAGGATCGCGCCGGTCGGGCAGACATTCAGGCAGTTCGAGCAGGCGGGCTGTTCGGCGCGGGAATGGGCGCATAGCGACGGCTCCAGCCGGATATGCAGCGGCTTTTCAAACGTGCCGACCATTTGGCTGGCAGCAAGGATGGCATCCGCCACGGCAGGCAGGCTGCCGGGATCGGCACGCAGGTATCCGTCGCGCTTGTCCGGGGCGGGGAACAGCGGCGTACCGCCCCGCAGGTCAAGGATCACATCACATTCAGATTGTGCACCGTCGCGCGGGTCTGTCAGCGTCGGTGCGCCGCGCCCGCCGGGCAGGACCTGCTGAAAGGCGTCAATCGAGATCTGGAATTGGCCCAGCGTACCGGAGGCATCGCGCAGCCGCCCGGCGCAGCAATCAAAATGGTCGGTCACTGGAACGTCCGCCGCGTTCGCCACCAACACCGTCACGGCGAGAATATCGGCCAGCTTGTCGGCGGCGGCAAACGCAACCTCCGGCGCGCCGACAATCAGGCAGACCCCGCCCGAGACGACGTCAATCGTCTTGGGTGCTGGCCGCGGCAACGCGGCGTCGGCCACCAAGGCAGCCATTTTCGCGCTGGTGTCGCCGGTGTCCGCCGTCCAGCCAGCGCGGTCGCGTATGTCGACGAAGTCCGGCACAGGCAGGCCCATGTCTTCGGCCAGATCGCTGAAACGGGCGGCTTCCTGCCCACAGGCGATCATCACATCGCCGCCCTCCATCGCCTTGGCGGTGATGTCGATCTGGGACTGGCACAGGGCGGTGTGTAGCCGCGAACACTCACGCCCCGTCGCTGCGCTTAGCGCGGCAGCATCGATGGTCTGGGTGCCGAGACAATCACAAATCAGCAGGATTTTCTTCATTTCGCCTCCTTGCGCGCCGCAGCGTAGGCTTTAACGGCAGCGGATGAAAGCCGATCCTGCGACTTTTGACCGGAGTTTTCCGTGCGGCTGTTGTGGCACGGGCCGACCTGTCATTGAAAAAGGAAGTCCAGTGGTGGTGAGTGCAGACTCCCCTTTAAATCTTCCTCTAAATCAGTACACTAGAAATATCTTAGTGCAGTGTTTTAGCCAGCGGGTGCCAGCTTGACCTTCGTTTTCCCCAACTCCCAGTCCATCCCCCTTGGGGTTGTGGTCCGCAAATCGCCGGGCGTGACGCGCTGGGCGAAATGGGCGTGGCGGGCGGTTGGCGTGCTGCCCGGCGCGGGCGCGGCGGACTGGACGGTTCTGCGCAGCGAGGAGGGCGTGACTGATTTTCACGCCGCGACCGTACCGCTGAGGCTGTATGTGTCCGATACCGAGGCATACGTGCATGAACTTCAGACCCGGCAGCCGTCCGTCTACATCGTGCTCAGCCCACACGCGGCATCGCACGATATACCTTGGAAGGTGACACTGGCGACTGCCTCGCCTTATGAGGCGCAGGATTACTGCGACGCGGCCGAAGTGCTGGTCGAAAAGGTGGCGATGCCGGAGGGAATGCAGGCCTGGGTCGCGGATTTCCTGACCCGTCATCACGAGGAAGAGGCGTTTGTGAAACGCAAGCGCCGGAACTGGCGCGCGGATGATCACGAGGACGGTATCGGCGATGCGCGCATCGTGCAGGACAGCGACGTCTACAGATCGCCGCGCCGCCGCATGGACGCGTTGAAATGACCCGAAATGCCACATTCTGGGACCGCCGCCGCGCCGCCGTCGAGGCCGAGGCAGATGCGACTGCCGCCGCCCGGCAGGCCGCAGTTGATGTGCGCCAGCAGCAGGCCCTCGCTGAGAAAAGCGATGATGAGATCTTGGCGGAGTTGGATCTGCCCGACCCCGAAACGTTGACCAAAGGGGATGATTTCGCCGCGTTCATGGCCAAGGCGGTCCCCGAGCACATACGCAAACGCGCGCTGCGCAAGCTGTGGCGCAGCAATCCGGTACTGGCCTGCGTCGACGGGCTGAACGATTACGACGATGACTATCTGGCCGGCAGCTATGGCAATGCACCGATTCAGACCAGCTATCAGGTCGGCAAGGGGCTGCTGGCGCATGTGCTGGAGGTCGCGCAGCCGCAAGAATCGAGCGACGATGATCTGACGCCACTCGACAAAGAAGAGAAGTCGGCACAGTATGATACCGACAGAGACCCGGTCGTCGCAGACGAGATGCAAGCGCCGGATCCGGCAGCGGACATGGAACCGGCGCCGCAAGACGCAGACCACGGCAAACCGCGCCGGATGGTTTTTCACTTTGACGGGGACAGCGCATGACATTGGCACACGCCCAACCGCAGATCGACGAAGAGGATCGCCTGCGCGCCGATCTTTACAATTATCTCGGGGTCATGCTGGCGGGTCCGCCGGACGAACTGCTGCTGGCGCAGACCGCAGCGCTGAGCGGCGACGCCTCACCCTTGGGGCAGGCGATCGAAGGTCTGGCGCGCGTTGCGATAGTAACCAGGCCCAAATCCGCCCTCACGGAATACAACGCCTTGTTCATCGGCATTGGGCGCGGCGAACTGCTGCCCTATGCCAGCTACTACATGACCGGATTCCTGAACGAAAAGCCGCTGGCCAATTTGCGCGCCGACATGGCGACCCTCGCAATGACACGGGCGGAAAACACGTTCGAGCCGGAGGACAACATTGCCTCGCTGATGGAAATGATGGGCGGCATGATCGTCGGGCGCTTTGGCGCTGCGGCATCGCTGGCGCGCCAGAAAGAGTTCTACAGCAAACATATCCGCCCGTGGGCCCCGCATTTCTTTGCGGATCTGCAGGGGGCCAAGGCATCGGTGCTGTATGCCTCAGTCGGGGCCGTCGGGGCCGAGTTTTTGACTGTCGAACAAGAAGCATTTCGCATGATGGCAGGCTGAGGCCCGCCCATTGAGCGGCGGCAGGGGTCGCCGAAGTAAGACAACAGGGAAAGGACGCACTCAAATGGCTGACACGAAACAGGGCACGACCCGCCGGAATTTCCTGAAGATCGCCGGAACCGCAGTTCCGGGTGTCGTGGCGGTTGCCGCCGGCAGCGCGGCGCAATCGGCACCGGCCGAAGTCGATCCGTCATCGCAAGTGATGCAGGACACGGAACATACACGCGCCTATCTGGAAAGCACCCGCTTCTAGGCCAGCGCCGCCCGCCTGAAAACATGAAGGGCAGAGGCATTTGACAGGTACCAAGACTGCGGGCAACGCAGATGTAGGGAGAAAGACCATGCTCAGGAAAAAGACAAATGGCAGCGCACGCCGGTCGGCACGAACGCCCGCTGCAAGCGCCGCCGCAACGGGCGTTGACCGCCGTACATTCCTGCGCGGTTCGGGCCTTGCCATCGGCGGCCTGGCCGCTGTTGCCGCAACCGGCGGCACGGTGTCGCGCGCCACGGCGCAAACCGCAGCGGCGCGGGCGATCGAGACCAAGAAATCCGTCTGCACCCACTGCTCGGTCGGATGCACCGTGATCGCCGAAGTCGATAACGGCGTCTGGACGGGGCAGGAGCCCGGTTTTGACAGCCCGTTCAACCTTGGCTCGCATTGCGCCAAGGGGGCCTCGGTACGCGAACATGCCCATGGCGAGCGGCGCCTGAAATACCCGATGAAAAAGGAAAACGGCGAATGGGTCCGCCTTAGCTGGGAACAGGCGATCAACGAGATCGGCGACGGCATGATGAAGATCCGCGACGAAAGCGGACCGGATTCCGTCTATTGGCTGGGCTCTGCCAAGCACAGCAATGAACAGGCCTATCTGTTCCGCAAGTTCGCCGCCTATTGGGGCACCAACAACGTCGACCATCAGGCGCGCATCTGCCACTCGACCACCGTGGCCGGTGTGGCAAATACATGGGGCTACGGCGCCATGACCAACAGCTATAACGACATCCACAATTCCAAGGCGATGTTCCTGATCGGCTCCAACCCTGCCGAGGCGCACCCGGTTTCCCTGCTGCATATTCTGAAGGCGAAAGAGCAGAACAACGCCCCGCTGATCGTCTGCGATCCGCGCTTCACGCGCACCGCGGCGCATGCGGATGAATATGTGCGCTTTCGCCCCGGCAGCGACGTGGCGCTGGTGTGGGGCATCCTGTGGCACATTTTCGAGAACAAGTGGGAGGACAAGGAGTTCATCCGCACCCGTGTCTGGGGCATGGACCAGATCCGCGACGAGGTGAAAAACTGGACCCCCGAAGAGGTCGAGCGCGTGACCGGCACCCCCGGCGCGCAGCTGGAGCGTGTCGCGCGCACGCTGGTCAACAACCGCCCCGGCACCGTGATCTGGTGCATGGGCGGCACCCAGCACAGCAACGGCAACAACAACACCCGCGCCTATTGCATCCTGCAACTGGCCCTTGGGAACATGGGGCATGCGGGCGGTGGCACCAACATTTTCCGCGGGCATGATAACGTGCAGGGCGCCACGGACCTTGGGGTTCTGGCCGATACATTGCCGGGCTATTACGGCCTTACGGAGGGTTCCTGGGCGCATTGGGCGCGTGTGTGGGAGGAAGACCTCGACTGGCTCAAGGGGCGGTTTTCCGATGCAAGCGTCGACGACACCCCGATGATGAACCTGACCGGCATCCCGGTCAGCCGCTGGATCGACGGGGTGCTGGAGGACAAGGCCAACCTTGACCAGCCCGACAACACCCGCGCGATGGTTCTCTGGGGTCACGCGCCGAATTCGCAAACCCGCATGAAGGAAATGAAGACCGCGATGGAGCGGCTGGATATGCTGGTCGTGGTGGACCCCTATCCGACCGTGTCCGCCGTGATGCAGGATCGCACCGATGGCGTCTATCTGCTGCCGGCCTGCACGCAGTTCGAGACGCGCGGCTCTGCCACCGCCTCCAACCGGTCGCTGCAATGGCGCGAGAAGATCTTTGATCCGCTGTTTGAATCGCTGCCCGATCATACGATCATGGCAAAGTTCTCGGAAAAATTCGGCTTTCACGACCGCATGTTCCGCAACATCGCGATTGACGAGGGCGGCGAGCCGAATGTCGAGGACATCACCCGCGAATTCAACCGCGGCATGTGGACCATCGGCTATACCGGCCAAAGCCCTGAGCGCATGAAGATGCATATGGCCAATCAGCACACCTTTGACCGCACGACGCTGCGCGCCAATGGCGGTCCGGCCGATGGCGATGTCTACGGGATGCCGTGGCCCTGCTGGGGCACCGCCGAGATGAATCACCCCGGCACGCCCATTCTGTATGATCTGTCGACCCCCGTGGCCGAAGGCGGCCTGACCTTCCGCGCCCGTTTCGGTGTGGAGCGTGACGGCGACAACCTGCTGGCCGAAGGCGTCTACTCCAAAGGGTCCGAGATCAAGGACGGCTACCCGGAATTCACCGTGCAAATGCTGCGTGATCTGGGTTGGGATGGCGATCTGACCGAAGACGAAAAGGCCAGCATCAACCGCGTGGCGGGCTATCCTGATGGTGCACCGCTGACGACCGAGCCCGCCGATGATGGCGGCTCGAATGAAAACGAAGAAGTGGGCGAGACCTCGCAGCAGGGCGAAATACCGTCGGATTTCGAGGAGAAGACGGGCGGCGTAAACTGGAAAACCGACCTGTCGGGCGGTATCCAGCGAGTTGCCATCGCGCATGGCTGCGCGCCTTTCGGCAACGCCAAGGCCCGCGCCGTGGTCTGGACCTTCCCCGACCCGGTGCCGCTGCACCGCGAGCCGCTCTATTCCAACCGCCGCGACCTTGTGACCGACTACCCGACCTACGAGGACAAGAAATTCTGGCGCGTGCCCACGATGTACTCTTCGATCCAGAACAACGATTTTTCGCAGGATTACCCGATCATCCTGACCTCGGGCCGTCTGGTCGAATACGAGGGCGGCGGCGAGGAAACCCGGTCCAACCCGTGGCTGGCGGAATTGCAGCAGGACATGTTCGTCGAAATCAACACCCGCGATGCCAACAATCTGGGCATTCGTGACGGCGCACAGGTCTGGGTCGAAGGGCCCGAGGGCGGCAAGGTCAAGGTGATGGCCATGGTGACCGAGCGGGTGGGCACCGGCGTGGCCTTCATGCCGTTCCACTTTGGCGGGCATTTCGAGGGCAAGGACCTGCGCGACAAATACCCCGAAGGGGCCGACCCCTACGTGTTGGGGGAATCGTGTAACCTGGCACAGACCTATGGCTATGACAGCGTAACCCAGATGCAGGAGACCAAGGCGACTCTCTGCAAGATCTGGACAGCATAAGAGGAGATTGATCATGGCCAGAGCAAAGTTTCTCTGCGACGCTGAACGCTGCATCGAATGCAACGCGTGCGTCACCGCATGTAAAAACGAACACGAGGTTCCGTGGGGCATCAACCGCCGCAAGGTGGTGACCATCAATGACGGCAAACCGGGCGAACGCTCGATTTCCGTGGCGTGCATGCACTGCTCGGACGCGCCCTGCATGGCGGTTTGTCCGGTGGATTGTTTTTACCAGACGGATGACGGGATCGTGCTGCACTCCAAGGACCTGTGCATCGGCTGCGGCTATTGCTTTTACGCCTGCCCGTTTGGCGCGCCGCAATACCCGCAGGCGGGCAATTTCGGATCGCGCGGCAAGATGGACAAATGCACCTTCTGCGCAGGTGGCCCCGAGGAAAACCACTCGGCCGCCGAGTTCGCCAAATACGGGCGCAACCGGATCGCCGAGGGCAAGCTGCCGATCTGCGCCGAGATGTGCTCGACCAAGGCGCTGTTGGCAGGGGATGGTGATGACGTTTCCAGCATCTACCGCGAGCGGATCGTCGCACGTGGCTTTGGTGCGGGCGCGTGGGGCTGGGGCACAGCCTACGGCGAGAAGGGCGGATAATTTGCCCTCCTGCTTGGATTGGCGGGGCGACCCTCAAGGGGGTCGCCCGGCCGCTGCGACACAACAAAGGATCGCCCGGATGCTTCGCTTCTTCGCAGTATTTGCCCTCGTTTGCGGCCTTCTGACTCCGGCCTTGGCACAGGAGGCCACGGTCAACCCGCGCGCTGAAACCGGCGGGGCGCAAACGCTGGACGATATCATGCGCAGGCAGGCGCAGCAGAAGGTTGACGATACATTCCGGCGCTCTGAAACCGGCGATCCCGAGGCGGCGGCCCCGATCACGGCCCCCCTTGGCACACGAGGCGGGCAATCCGACCCCGACCTGTGGCGCGCGCTGCGCTATGATACGGCGGATGTCACGACCCAATCGCGCGGCCCTGCTGCGACGACGCTCATTCAGGACGGCGGAATGTGGTGGCTGAAATTCCGCGAAGGCCCGCTGTTGATCTACGGCGCGGCCCTGCTGGGGGGCACATTGGTGCTGCTGGCGCTGTTCTACCTGATCCGCGGGCGCATTCGCATCGAGGGCGCGAAAACCGGCCAGACGATCACCCGCTTTAGCGGGGTAGAGCGGTTCGGTCATTGGCTGTTGGCAAGTTCGTTTCTCATCCTTGGCGTGACCGGTCTGATTTCGCTGTTCGGGCGCAAGGTGCTGATACCTGCCTTTGGCCATGATGCGTTCTCGACCCTCGCGATTGGCACCAAATGGGTGCACAATAACGTCTCTTGGGCGTTCATCGTGGCGCTCGTCATCATCTTTGTCTTCTGGGTCGTTCATAATCTGCCTGATCGCACAGACCTGAATTGGCTGGCGAAAGGTGGCGGTATTTTCGGCAGCAGCCATCCGCCTGCCAAGAAATTCAACGCAGGTCAGAAACTGATCTTCTGGTCGGTGATTGTGTTGGGTGGGTCGATTTCGGCGTCGGGCATTTCCCTGCTGTTTCCGTTCGATTTCAACATGTTCGGGCCAACTTTTCATGCACTGAATGAATGGGGCGTGCCGGGCTGGGTCGGGTTGGACCCGCTACACTACCCCCTGTCCCCACAGGAAGAGATGCAATACACGCAGCTTTGGCATGCCATCGTCAGCCTTGTTCTGACCGCCATCATCTTTGCGCATATCTATATCGGCAGCATCGGAATGGAGGGTGCATTCGACGCTATGGGCAGCGGTGACGTGGAAGAGCAATGGGCCCGCGAACACCACAGCCTATGGGTCGAAGAAGTGCAGGAGGCCGAATTGCGTCACGGCAGGGAAACCTAGAATGAAAGCGTTCTTGATAGCATTGGTCGCGTTGGGCGTGATCACAATTGGCGCGAACCAGATATTGAAGTTCGGGAGTTTCTCAGCCGAGGCTGTTTCGGCGTCGACGGCCAATGTCAGAATCCACGACTAGCGCGGCTTTACGCCCGCATCTGGCGGCTGTCTGACCGTGACTGCCGTCCAATTCTGGCTGTGTCGCGGCGTGCCAATCATCACGCGCCAGTCATCAATTGTCTTGAAATCGGCGCACGAGTCTGCGACGAAAGAAGAGATGGTGACGGATCGGTTTTGGCCTGTTCGTCATAATAGGGAACATGGTGCGGGCGCTTGCCCAATTCCGTGACTGCCCCCGCAACTGTAAGCGGTGAGCGATCCTGAGTGACGCCACTGGGCCCCAAAGCCCGGGAAGGTTCAGGACAGCTTTGACCCGCGAGTCAGGAGACCTGCCATCTCCGGTGCCTT
This window harbors:
- a CDS encoding dihydrofolate reductase, yielding MITLVVARAQDGAIGRDGTIPWTIPEDLKSFQRETLGGALIMGRNTWDSLPVKPLSRRLNIVVSSRPDAAEAVAPSVAAAIAFAGDQGYDRIYGIGGARIYKEMLPLADRLLISEVDIHVPDADTFFPHVDLDTWHVINERSLRSTGPKCYLREYLKRT
- a CDS encoding DUF6505 family protein; the protein is MKLARAIHFDESDTRVFHAPARTGEWCISGGFEFSNWSQADLTGKARQAFANGWMGCETFGRVSFVAVTQIEPAERDTLAQILAQHFVDIYGAPTLDLARNVALEELSQMADLCDEHDANTLLTVARELTEAGVRETYRVIQAQAAGLEQFAIHGSLDDPHQ
- a CDS encoding biotin/lipoate--protein ligase family protein, whose product is MTPPVFPPLFSGLDAAGADPFALACSNARGVCDAGLVCYDLGDDQLRAAMVFAPEVPLRDAVCMLPLCGVGFQNALGALAPPEVGVHLGWSGEIHLNGGRCGALKIAASDDDPGAVPAWLVVGLSLDLWPPSQDTGLTPDATALYAEGCGEVEPPTLLEAWVRHTLAEINAWMDDGPARLHRNWLTVARGLETDMTVAGHHGTFIGVDENLGLLLKTDDGVRLTPLTSLLTEPA
- a CDS encoding Mrp/NBP35 family ATP-binding protein, with amino-acid sequence MTLAREDVLAALKTLTDPVSGTSLVDAGLVKALTVDNGTVRFVLEVSGSHAAAYGKVKDEVEAKLNALPGVEKLSVVMTAHSAPAAPPDLKPNRPAEPAGPQKVPGVDRIIAIASGKGGVGKSTVSANLACALAAEGRRVGLLDADVYGPSQPRMLGVSGRPSSPDGKTILPMRNFGVTMMSIGLMTNDDQAVVWRGPMLMGALQQMLTQVQWGALDVLIVDLPPGTGDVQMTLAQKTHLNGAIIVSTPQDVALLDARKGIDMFNQLGTPIIGMIENMSTHICSQCGHEEHMFGHGGVAAEAAKLDVPLLAEIPLHLDIRLAADGGAPIVVSKPDSAQAAGFRTLAQQLIALGHA
- a CDS encoding DUF6494 family protein; amino-acid sequence: MSEDFNMSMRKFLKQVGVTSQQSIEEAFRKAESTEGKQFEARMVLTIDGVDLEHVVTGTIKG
- a CDS encoding 4Fe-4S binding protein → MKKILLICDCLGTQTIDAAALSAATGRECSRLHTALCQSQIDITAKAMEGGDVMIACGQEAARFSDLAEDMGLPVPDFVDIRDRAGWTADTGDTSAKMAALVADAALPRPAPKTIDVVSGGVCLIVGAPEVAFAAADKLADILAVTVLVANAADVPVTDHFDCCAGRLRDASGTLGQFQISIDAFQQVLPGGRGAPTLTDPRDGAQSECDVILDLRGGTPLFPAPDKRDGYLRADPGSLPAVADAILAASQMVGTFEKPLHIRLEPSLCAHSRAEQPACSNCLNVCPTGAILPAGEHVSIDPLICAGCGACSAVCPSGAISYDAPPVDHVFRRIAALASTYRKAGGLPGALLVHDAHGAEMIRLAARYGNGLPAHVIPLEIDALAMFGHAEMLAALASGFAHVDILLAPKSDRDVLQAQAELAAAMGAGDAVALLDITDPDALSDHLFARDGMGNPVKTPILPQGSRRQIARLAAKALSPDAQTTPLPAYAPYGAVIVDTDACTLCLSCASLCPSGALTDNPDMPQLRFQEDACLQCGLCANVCPENAITLQPQINLTDAALSQLVLHEEEPFACVECGSLFGVKSTVERIMEKLAGNHAMFASPAAARMIQMCDDCRVQAQFQSQNNPFAGKERPRVRTTEDYLSKRKDH
- a CDS encoding DUF3305 domain-containing protein; this encodes MTFVFPNSQSIPLGVVVRKSPGVTRWAKWAWRAVGVLPGAGAADWTVLRSEEGVTDFHAATVPLRLYVSDTEAYVHELQTRQPSVYIVLSPHAASHDIPWKVTLATASPYEAQDYCDAAEVLVEKVAMPEGMQAWVADFLTRHHEEEAFVKRKRRNWRADDHEDGIGDARIVQDSDVYRSPRRRMDALK
- a CDS encoding DUF3306 domain-containing protein, with protein sequence MTRNATFWDRRRAAVEAEADATAAARQAAVDVRQQQALAEKSDDEILAELDLPDPETLTKGDDFAAFMAKAVPEHIRKRALRKLWRSNPVLACVDGLNDYDDDYLAGSYGNAPIQTSYQVGKGLLAHVLEVAQPQESSDDDLTPLDKEEKSAQYDTDRDPVVADEMQAPDPAADMEPAPQDADHGKPRRMVFHFDGDSA
- a CDS encoding molecular chaperone, giving the protein MTLAHAQPQIDEEDRLRADLYNYLGVMLAGPPDELLLAQTAALSGDASPLGQAIEGLARVAIVTRPKSALTEYNALFIGIGRGELLPYASYYMTGFLNEKPLANLRADMATLAMTRAENTFEPEDNIASLMEMMGGMIVGRFGAAASLARQKEFYSKHIRPWAPHFFADLQGAKASVLYASVGAVGAEFLTVEQEAFRMMAG
- a CDS encoding twin-arginine translocation pathway signal protein → MADTKQGTTRRNFLKIAGTAVPGVVAVAAGSAAQSAPAEVDPSSQVMQDTEHTRAYLESTRF